The following proteins are co-located in the Clavibacter capsici genome:
- a CDS encoding NfeD family protein: MIVFLIVGAVGLLLLLSSILLGDLLDAFGGGDGLVSGVALGAALAIYGVGGVLADQAGIGSGGAIAIAVALAIVALVVVQLTVRFVAKQESGGSYSPVGMVGVVTSPTSPSGGEVRLEHIRELERRLAMSDAPLAVGTRIRVVSEDGVRVRVEPDVDAAPTT, from the coding sequence GTGATCGTCTTCCTGATCGTCGGTGCGGTGGGCCTCCTGCTCCTCCTCTCCAGCATCCTGCTCGGCGACCTCCTCGACGCGTTCGGCGGCGGGGACGGCCTCGTCTCGGGCGTCGCCCTCGGGGCGGCCCTCGCCATCTACGGCGTCGGCGGCGTGCTCGCCGACCAGGCCGGCATCGGATCCGGCGGCGCCATCGCGATCGCCGTTGCCCTCGCGATCGTCGCCCTCGTGGTGGTGCAGCTCACGGTCCGCTTCGTCGCGAAGCAGGAGAGCGGCGGCTCGTACTCGCCCGTCGGGATGGTCGGCGTCGTCACGTCGCCCACCTCGCCGTCGGGCGGCGAGGTGCGGCTCGAGCACATCCGCGAGCTCGAGCGCCGGCTCGCGATGAGCGACGCGCCCCTCGCCGTCGGCACCCGCATCCGCGTCGTGTCCGAGGACGGCGTCCGCGTCCGCGTCGAGCCCGACGTCGACGCGGCCCCCACCACCTAG
- a CDS encoding ABC transporter substrate-binding protein produces MHSISRRQALGVGAAAAGTLALASCSAPGGRLVNSDPPIPAAAPGEKVTLTYWAWLKDLQKVADVWNAQNPDIQVEAVWIPGGNAGGYNKMYSAITAGGGPDIGQVELRQLPEFLLANALVDLTRYGVEEYRDRYDDALWKQVSFQDGVFGIPQDSGPLAFYYQPELLDQVGGRPPATWDDWAALSAEVRKTGAGNYLDCFPVSDASVFTSYATQAGANWFRIDGERWVVDMLDDRTKEVAAFFDRAIDDDVVNTGFTAFSPPWYAAAADAKIFGCTSASWGDALIQSVSGGEGKWRVAPMQTWGFDGAYGSSYLGGSTAAVLANSKHPVEALKFMTWMTTSPEGIDAMIQNSGIGWSPASDYIGAARQEPSEFFGGQSYNEEVFVPAAKEQNLDWTWCPLTQFTLNTLQDEFRRKLTSGQTLVESLPLAQEAVIEAFRNKGLTVEAASA; encoded by the coding sequence ATGCATTCGATCAGCAGGAGACAGGCGCTGGGGGTGGGAGCCGCTGCCGCCGGGACGCTGGCTCTCGCGTCCTGCTCGGCACCGGGCGGGAGGCTGGTCAACTCCGACCCGCCGATCCCCGCGGCGGCACCGGGCGAGAAGGTCACGCTCACGTACTGGGCGTGGCTGAAGGACCTGCAGAAGGTCGCGGACGTGTGGAACGCGCAGAACCCCGACATCCAGGTCGAGGCGGTCTGGATCCCCGGCGGCAACGCCGGCGGCTACAACAAGATGTACTCGGCCATCACCGCGGGCGGCGGCCCGGACATCGGCCAGGTCGAGCTCCGCCAGCTCCCCGAGTTCCTCCTCGCCAACGCGCTCGTGGACCTCACCCGCTACGGCGTCGAGGAGTACCGCGACCGGTACGACGACGCCCTGTGGAAGCAGGTCAGCTTCCAGGACGGCGTCTTCGGGATCCCGCAGGACTCCGGCCCCCTGGCCTTCTACTACCAGCCCGAGCTCCTCGACCAGGTGGGCGGCCGGCCGCCCGCCACCTGGGACGACTGGGCGGCCCTCAGCGCCGAGGTGCGGAAGACCGGCGCGGGCAACTACCTCGACTGCTTCCCCGTCTCCGACGCCAGCGTCTTCACCTCCTACGCGACGCAGGCCGGCGCCAACTGGTTCCGGATCGACGGCGAGCGCTGGGTCGTCGACATGCTCGACGACCGCACGAAGGAGGTCGCCGCGTTCTTCGACCGGGCGATCGACGACGACGTCGTCAACACGGGCTTCACCGCGTTCTCGCCGCCCTGGTACGCGGCCGCGGCCGACGCCAAGATCTTCGGCTGCACGAGCGCGAGCTGGGGCGACGCCCTCATCCAGTCGGTCTCCGGCGGCGAGGGCAAGTGGCGCGTGGCGCCCATGCAGACGTGGGGCTTCGACGGGGCGTACGGGTCGAGCTACCTCGGCGGATCCACCGCGGCCGTGCTCGCGAACAGCAAGCACCCGGTGGAGGCGCTGAAGTTCATGACCTGGATGACCACGTCGCCCGAGGGCATCGACGCGATGATCCAGAACTCCGGCATCGGCTGGTCGCCGGCGTCCGACTACATCGGCGCGGCCCGGCAGGAGCCGAGCGAGTTCTTCGGCGGCCAGAGCTACAACGAGGAGGTCTTCGTCCCCGCGGCGAAGGAGCAGAACCTCGACTGGACCTGGTGCCCGCTCACGCAGTTCACGCTGAACACCCTGCAGGACGAGTTCCGCCGCAAGCTCACGAGCGGGCAGACCCTCGTCGAGTCGCTGCCCCTCGCGCAGGAGGCCGTGATCGAGGCCTTCCGCAACAAGGGGCTCACCGTCGAGGCGGCGTCCGCATGA
- a CDS encoding carbohydrate ABC transporter permease has translation MSVDARPARSERAGTRPARAERSGVGRGQLKRSQTVAPWVLLAPFLAVFVLTFVLPIIYAVFQSFTTVRREGLFGEEGVTTAFAGIENYVLALQNDAFTASIGRVLLFGIVQVPVMIILCTILALLLESASAKWPQFFRAAYFMPYGVPGVIATILWGFLYIPGLSPIIDIGEMLGIQLDFLGAGTVLWSIANIVTWTYTGYNMLIIIAQLKSIPGDVYEAARIDGAGAWRTALSIQLPLIRPALVLATVFSIIGTLQLFAEPQVLSTSAPAIDSQYTPNLSAYTTAFAYNDYGVAAAQAVIIALAAFVLSFVFLGITNRKPKEEREAAAAKKKEARA, from the coding sequence ATGAGCGTCGACGCGCGTCCGGCCCGCAGCGAGCGCGCCGGCACCCGACCCGCCCGCGCCGAGCGCTCGGGCGTCGGCAGGGGGCAGCTGAAGAGGTCGCAGACCGTCGCGCCGTGGGTGCTGCTCGCGCCGTTCCTGGCCGTCTTCGTGCTGACCTTCGTCCTGCCGATCATCTACGCGGTGTTCCAGTCGTTCACGACCGTGCGACGCGAGGGCCTGTTCGGCGAGGAGGGCGTGACCACCGCGTTCGCCGGCATCGAGAACTACGTGCTCGCGCTCCAGAACGACGCGTTCACGGCGTCCATCGGCCGGGTGCTGCTGTTCGGCATCGTGCAGGTGCCCGTGATGATCATCCTCTGCACGATCCTCGCGCTCCTGCTCGAGTCGGCGTCGGCGAAGTGGCCCCAGTTCTTCCGGGCGGCCTACTTCATGCCGTACGGCGTCCCGGGCGTCATCGCGACGATCCTGTGGGGCTTCCTCTACATCCCGGGGCTGTCGCCGATCATCGACATCGGCGAGATGCTCGGGATCCAGCTCGACTTCCTCGGCGCCGGCACCGTGCTGTGGTCCATCGCGAACATCGTGACCTGGACCTACACGGGCTACAACATGCTCATCATCATCGCCCAGCTGAAGTCGATCCCCGGGGACGTCTACGAGGCCGCGCGCATCGACGGCGCGGGCGCGTGGCGCACGGCCCTCTCGATCCAGCTGCCGCTGATCCGTCCGGCGCTCGTGCTCGCGACCGTCTTCTCGATCATCGGCACGCTGCAGCTGTTCGCGGAGCCCCAGGTGCTCTCGACCTCGGCGCCGGCGATCGACTCGCAGTACACGCCGAACCTGTCGGCGTACACCACGGCGTTCGCCTACAACGACTACGGCGTGGCCGCGGCGCAGGCGGTCATCATCGCCCTCGCCGCGTTCGTCCTGTCGTTCGTGTTCCTCGGGATCACGAACCGGAAGCCCAAGGAGGAGCGGGAAGCCGCCGCCGCGAAGAAGAAGGAGGCGCGCGCATGA
- a CDS encoding carbohydrate ABC transporter permease has protein sequence MTATEVRPTTGQGADDKAEQKRLAQAAEAKVSRPSKAGQTNGAGAKPATRILVTAVLALVALYFLVPVYYVVVAATKTTADLFGTNGFLFANMNLWQNLTMVFTYDDGIFVRWFLNSVLYAGVGALIATYFAAAGGYALAKYRFRGSNIVFGTILGGVLVPGTATALPLFLLFSSMGIANTYWSVLIPSLVSPFGLFLCRIYAQASVEDAVIESGRIDGASELRIFHTLALRSMTPALVTVFLFQLVGIWNNYFLPLIMLADDKLYPITLGLNNWRSQVDRLPEFYQLTTGGVLVSIIPLIAAMIVLQKYWRGGLTDGAVKG, from the coding sequence ATGACCGCCACAGAGGTCCGACCGACTACCGGCCAGGGCGCCGACGACAAGGCGGAGCAGAAGCGGCTCGCGCAGGCCGCCGAGGCGAAGGTGAGCCGGCCCTCCAAGGCCGGGCAGACGAACGGGGCGGGGGCGAAGCCCGCCACGCGGATCCTCGTCACGGCGGTCCTCGCGCTCGTCGCGCTGTACTTCCTCGTCCCCGTCTACTACGTCGTGGTCGCCGCCACGAAGACGACGGCCGACCTGTTCGGCACCAACGGGTTCCTGTTCGCGAACATGAACCTCTGGCAGAACCTCACGATGGTGTTCACGTACGACGACGGCATCTTCGTGCGCTGGTTCCTGAACTCCGTGCTCTACGCCGGGGTGGGCGCGCTCATCGCGACGTACTTCGCGGCCGCCGGCGGGTACGCGCTCGCCAAGTACCGGTTCCGGGGCTCGAACATCGTGTTCGGCACCATCCTCGGCGGCGTGCTCGTGCCGGGCACGGCCACCGCGCTGCCGCTGTTCCTGCTGTTCAGCAGCATGGGGATCGCGAACACGTACTGGTCGGTGCTGATCCCGTCGCTCGTCTCGCCGTTCGGCCTGTTCCTCTGCCGGATCTACGCGCAGGCGTCGGTGGAGGACGCGGTGATCGAGTCGGGCCGGATCGACGGGGCGAGCGAGCTGCGGATCTTCCACACGCTCGCGCTGCGCTCCATGACGCCCGCGCTCGTGACGGTGTTCCTCTTCCAGCTCGTCGGCATCTGGAACAACTACTTCCTGCCGCTGATCATGCTGGCCGACGACAAGCTCTACCCGATCACGCTCGGCCTCAACAACTGGCGGAGCCAGGTCGACCGGCTGCCCGAGTTCTACCAGCTGACCACGGGCGGCGTCCTCGTCTCGATCATCCCGCTCATCGCGGCGATGATCGTGCTGCAGAAGTACTGGCGGGGCGGCCTGACGGACGGCGCCGTGAAGGGCTGA
- a CDS encoding glycoside hydrolase family 2 TIM barrel-domain containing protein — protein sequence MTHALPYFEDFAPTTGPARRPRSCLHSDAPRIVLNGDWRFRLSPTPRGLSDEMADPAYDDSGWDEIPVPSHWVLGQDGRFGLPAYTNVQYPFPVEPPYVPDENPTGDYRVEVDVPTDWQSLERVVLRFEGVESAFKVWLNGDEVGTAMGSRLSHEFDVTASLRPGSNVLAVRVHQWSIASYLEDQDQWWMPGIFRDVTLLGRPEGGIDDAWTRAEYDHETGAGTVHVEVDAERAAFPVTLEVEDLGIHVTWATPEDVAPVHVDRVEPWSAESPTQYQGFLRTNVEALSIRLGFRTVRIEGDRFLVNGRRVVFHGVNRHEAHPERGRVFDEEHARADMLLMKQHNVNAIRTSHYPPHPRVLDLADELGFWVIDECDLETHGFEFGGWVGNPSDDPRFADHYLDRIERTVERDKNHPSVVMWSLGNESGTGRNLAAMSAWVHRRDPGRPVHYEGDYTGEYTDVYSRMYSNLQETESIGSDVIPGDLLGCTPGEGMRQRSKPFILCEYVHAMGNGPGQIGEYEDLVLRYPRLHGGFVWEWRDHGILTETADGEAFYAYGGDFGEVLHDGNFVMDGMVLPDDTPTPGLAEYKAVVQPIAFGLERDGGSASLVVESRYHSISTALASLVWVLAVDGEDIATGVLDAEPVPAGETVRIPLPADALDAGELAAARERGPAPEVWLTVQAILRDDEPWAEAGHVVAAQQFDLTPAPRPAVPARWVDADEETFPDAGATRLTLGDGEFDLATGRLVRLGGLEVDGPRLELWRAPTDNDRSDSSGSYELADPRLTYGRGVEGPSSAARWRDAGLDRLTHRVRSVKVGSGSLTVVVRTSAAQSFDSVDTTYCWTEGVDGDLDVRVDIVPSAGWAITWPRVGIRIDLPASVTNAEWFGTGPFESYPDSRRAALVGRFSSLVDDLGAVYSRPQETGHRSDLRELELGTFDGEHGIVIEARPDTAGRRPGFTASRHTPQELDRATHPHELPASEAVHLYIDAAQHGLGSRACGLDVLPEHQLWPSARTLELTIRSR from the coding sequence ATGACGCACGCCCTCCCCTACTTCGAGGACTTCGCCCCCACGACGGGCCCGGCCCGCCGTCCCCGTTCGTGCCTGCACTCGGATGCCCCGCGCATCGTGCTGAACGGCGACTGGCGTTTCCGCCTCTCCCCCACGCCCCGCGGCCTCTCCGACGAGATGGCCGACCCGGCGTACGACGACTCCGGCTGGGACGAGATCCCCGTGCCGAGCCACTGGGTGCTCGGCCAGGACGGCCGCTTCGGCCTGCCCGCCTACACGAACGTGCAGTACCCGTTCCCCGTCGAGCCGCCCTACGTGCCCGACGAGAACCCGACGGGCGACTACCGCGTCGAGGTCGACGTGCCGACGGACTGGCAGTCGCTCGAGCGCGTCGTGCTCCGCTTCGAGGGCGTCGAGTCGGCGTTCAAGGTGTGGCTGAACGGCGACGAGGTCGGCACCGCGATGGGATCCCGCCTCTCGCACGAGTTCGACGTGACCGCGTCGCTCCGCCCCGGGTCCAACGTGCTCGCCGTGCGCGTGCACCAGTGGTCGATCGCCAGCTACCTCGAGGACCAGGACCAGTGGTGGATGCCCGGCATCTTCCGCGACGTCACGCTCCTCGGCCGTCCCGAGGGCGGCATCGACGACGCGTGGACCCGCGCCGAGTACGACCACGAGACGGGCGCGGGCACCGTGCACGTCGAGGTCGACGCCGAGCGCGCCGCGTTCCCCGTCACGCTCGAGGTCGAGGACCTCGGCATCCACGTCACCTGGGCGACCCCCGAGGACGTCGCGCCCGTGCACGTCGACCGCGTCGAGCCGTGGAGCGCCGAGAGCCCCACCCAGTACCAGGGCTTCCTCCGCACGAACGTCGAGGCGCTCTCCATCCGCCTCGGCTTCCGCACCGTGCGGATCGAGGGCGACCGGTTCCTCGTCAACGGCCGCCGCGTGGTCTTCCACGGCGTGAACCGGCACGAGGCCCACCCCGAGCGCGGCCGCGTCTTCGACGAGGAGCACGCGCGCGCCGACATGCTGCTGATGAAGCAGCACAACGTCAACGCGATCCGCACGAGCCACTACCCGCCGCACCCGCGCGTGCTCGACCTCGCCGACGAGCTCGGCTTCTGGGTCATCGACGAGTGCGACCTCGAGACCCACGGCTTCGAGTTCGGCGGCTGGGTGGGCAACCCCAGCGACGACCCGCGCTTCGCCGACCACTACCTCGACCGGATCGAGCGCACCGTCGAGCGCGACAAGAACCACCCCTCCGTCGTCATGTGGTCGCTCGGCAACGAGTCGGGCACCGGGCGCAACCTCGCCGCGATGTCGGCGTGGGTCCACCGCCGCGACCCGGGCCGGCCCGTGCACTACGAGGGCGACTACACGGGCGAGTACACGGACGTCTACTCGCGCATGTACTCGAACCTGCAGGAGACCGAGTCCATCGGCAGCGACGTGATCCCGGGCGACCTGCTCGGCTGCACGCCCGGCGAGGGCATGCGCCAGCGCTCGAAGCCCTTCATCCTCTGCGAGTACGTGCACGCCATGGGCAACGGCCCCGGCCAGATCGGCGAGTACGAGGACCTCGTGCTCCGCTACCCGCGCCTGCACGGCGGGTTCGTCTGGGAGTGGCGCGACCACGGCATCCTCACCGAGACCGCGGACGGCGAGGCGTTCTACGCCTACGGCGGCGACTTCGGCGAGGTCCTGCACGACGGCAACTTCGTGATGGACGGCATGGTCCTGCCCGACGACACCCCCACGCCCGGCCTCGCCGAGTACAAGGCCGTCGTGCAGCCCATCGCGTTCGGGCTCGAGCGCGACGGCGGATCCGCGTCCCTCGTCGTCGAGAGCCGCTACCACTCGATCTCCACCGCCCTCGCGAGCCTCGTCTGGGTGCTCGCGGTCGACGGCGAGGACATCGCGACCGGCGTCCTCGACGCCGAGCCGGTGCCCGCGGGCGAGACCGTGCGGATCCCGCTGCCGGCGGACGCCCTCGACGCCGGGGAGCTCGCGGCCGCCCGCGAGCGCGGCCCCGCGCCCGAGGTGTGGCTCACCGTGCAGGCGATCCTCCGCGACGACGAGCCGTGGGCCGAGGCCGGCCACGTGGTCGCCGCGCAGCAGTTCGACCTCACGCCCGCGCCGCGCCCCGCGGTGCCCGCGCGCTGGGTGGACGCGGACGAGGAGACGTTCCCGGACGCCGGCGCCACGCGCCTCACCCTCGGCGACGGCGAGTTCGACCTCGCCACCGGCCGCCTGGTGCGGCTCGGCGGCCTCGAGGTCGACGGCCCGCGCCTCGAGCTGTGGCGCGCGCCCACCGACAACGACCGCAGCGACAGCAGCGGCTCCTACGAGCTGGCGGATCCGCGCCTCACCTACGGCCGGGGCGTCGAGGGCCCGTCGAGCGCGGCGCGCTGGCGCGACGCGGGCCTCGACCGGCTGACCCACCGGGTCCGCTCGGTGAAGGTCGGATCCGGCTCGCTCACGGTCGTCGTGCGCACGAGCGCGGCGCAGTCCTTCGACTCGGTCGACACGACGTACTGCTGGACCGAGGGCGTCGACGGCGACCTGGACGTGCGCGTCGACATCGTGCCGAGCGCCGGGTGGGCCATCACGTGGCCGCGCGTCGGGATCCGCATCGACCTCCCCGCGAGCGTCACCAACGCGGAGTGGTTCGGCACCGGGCCGTTCGAGTCCTACCCGGACTCGCGCCGCGCGGCGCTCGTCGGCCGGTTCTCGTCGCTCGTCGACGACCTGGGCGCCGTGTACTCGCGGCCGCAGGAGACCGGCCACCGCAGCGACCTGCGGGAGCTCGAGCTCGGCACGTTCGACGGCGAGCACGGCATCGTGATCGAGGCCCGGCCCGACACCGCGGGCCGACGCCCCGGCTTCACGGCCTCCCGGCACACGCCGCAGGAGCTCGACCGGGCGACCCACCCGCACGAGCTGCCCGCGAGCGAGGCGGTGCACCTCTACATCGACGCCGCGCAGCACGGGCTCGGCTCGCGCGCGTGCGGCCTCGACGTGCTGCCCGAGCACCAGCTCTGGCCGTCCGCGAGGACGCTGGAGCTCACCATCCGGAGCCGCTGA
- a CDS encoding D-arabinono-1,4-lactone oxidase, giving the protein MTDTIEQGTAGTNWAGNYAYRAREVHAPTSVEELRAIVRDAPRIRVLGSRHSFNDIADSDVLVSLAELPADLVIDRDASTATFSAGLAYGKLAELLGDEGLAIHNLASLPHISVAGAIATATHGSGIGNGNLGTAVAALELITADGETVTYRRGDDDFDGVVVGLGALGVVTRVTLDVEPAYLVRQRVFEGLSWEAFDENLEDVFGGAYSVSVFTRFGETTDQVWLKSRVQLDVDGQPEDEVVVADYFGAPAATEERHPILGIDPVNSTSQLGVVGLWSDRLSHFKMGFTPSDGEEIQSEFHVPLDRAVEAVRALRDMGDRIRPILLVCELRAVAEDRLWLSPQHGQATIGLHFTWKRDQEAVEALLVELEAAIRPFGARPHWGKVFTATAADIAPLYPRSGDFLALAERLDPTGKFRNAWFERSLRG; this is encoded by the coding sequence ATGACCGACACCATCGAGCAGGGCACCGCGGGCACCAACTGGGCCGGCAACTACGCGTACAGGGCCCGCGAGGTCCACGCGCCGACGAGCGTCGAGGAGCTGCGGGCCATCGTCCGCGACGCTCCCCGGATCCGCGTCCTCGGATCCCGCCACTCGTTCAACGACATCGCCGACTCGGACGTGCTGGTCTCGCTCGCCGAGCTGCCGGCCGACCTCGTGATCGACCGCGACGCCAGCACCGCCACCTTCTCCGCGGGCCTCGCCTACGGGAAGCTCGCGGAGCTCCTCGGCGACGAGGGCCTCGCGATCCACAACCTCGCGTCGCTGCCGCACATCTCGGTCGCGGGCGCCATCGCGACGGCGACCCACGGATCCGGCATCGGCAACGGCAACCTCGGCACCGCCGTCGCGGCCCTCGAGCTGATCACGGCCGACGGCGAGACCGTCACCTACCGCCGCGGGGACGACGACTTCGACGGCGTGGTCGTCGGCCTCGGCGCGCTCGGCGTCGTGACGCGCGTCACCCTCGACGTGGAGCCCGCGTACCTCGTGCGCCAGCGCGTGTTCGAGGGCCTGTCGTGGGAGGCGTTCGACGAGAACCTCGAGGACGTCTTCGGCGGCGCCTACAGCGTCAGCGTCTTCACGCGCTTCGGCGAGACGACCGACCAGGTGTGGCTGAAGAGCCGCGTGCAGCTCGACGTCGACGGCCAGCCTGAGGACGAGGTCGTCGTGGCCGACTACTTCGGGGCGCCGGCCGCGACCGAGGAGCGCCACCCGATCCTCGGCATCGACCCGGTGAACAGCACGTCGCAGCTCGGGGTCGTCGGCCTCTGGTCCGACCGCCTCTCCCACTTCAAGATGGGCTTCACGCCGAGCGACGGCGAGGAGATCCAGTCGGAGTTCCACGTGCCGCTCGACCGGGCCGTCGAGGCCGTGCGGGCGCTGCGCGACATGGGCGACCGGATCCGCCCGATCCTCCTCGTCTGCGAGCTGCGCGCCGTCGCCGAGGACCGCCTCTGGCTGAGCCCGCAGCACGGGCAGGCGACCATCGGCCTGCACTTCACGTGGAAGCGCGACCAGGAGGCCGTCGAGGCGCTGCTCGTCGAGCTCGAGGCGGCCATCCGGCCGTTCGGCGCGCGACCGCACTGGGGCAAGGTCTTCACCGCGACGGCGGCCGACATCGCGCCGCTGTACCCGCGGTCGGGCGACTTCCTCGCCCTCGCCGAGCGCCTGGATCCCACGGGGAAGTTCCGCAACGCCTGGTTCGAGCGCTCGCTGCGCGGCTGA
- a CDS encoding mycoredoxin — MAPETSSYVPAPGRITMFSTTWCGYCRRLKDQLDRAGIGYDEVDIEQVPGTAELVEAINGGNQTVPTVLFPDGSSATNPSLADVTAKVA; from the coding sequence ATGGCGCCCGAGACCTCCTCCTACGTACCTGCCCCCGGGCGGATCACGATGTTCTCCACCACCTGGTGCGGCTACTGCCGCCGGCTGAAGGACCAGCTCGACCGCGCGGGCATCGGCTACGACGAGGTCGACATCGAGCAGGTGCCGGGCACCGCCGAGCTCGTGGAGGCCATCAACGGCGGCAACCAGACGGTCCCGACCGTCCTCTTCCCCGACGGCTCGTCCGCCACCAACCCGTCCCTCGCCGACGTGACCGCGAAGGTGGCCTGA
- a CDS encoding maltokinase N-terminal cap-like domain-containing protein, with amino-acid sequence MQHHDLSEIPDFLAAWMREQRWFASKGTEPRLERIGGWSFSDEGWFARIETHLIIDHGSAKPVLYQVPLTYRQAPLEELRPFHIGTTVEDDGVELHVYDGPHDPAYAWALIRTILDDREADVDETSLGATARGQRQPGVEVATVVGSHVLSGEQSNTSIIYDMVSADGQAINPMIVKVFRALHHGENPDVVLQSAIAGAGSRLVPQTMGSVLAQWSDSGREEGRAVGHVAFAQEFLPGVTDAWRVALRAAEADADFQAEARALGEATADVHATLAAALPTVEATPDVIEGIMVSFRRRHATAEREVPEIAAFHDAIASVYDAAEKGEWPKLQRIHGDYHLGQVLSVPNRGWVLLDFEGEPLRPMHERSLPDVTLRDVAGMLRSFDYVAGSYALAHPGKSAAAWASAARRAFVDGYIARSGTDLRANRALLDAFEIDKAVYEAIYEVRNRPGWLSIPLQAVARLATRSSTLGAVTTPGATGPREAGPITS; translated from the coding sequence ATGCAGCACCACGACCTCAGCGAGATCCCCGACTTCCTCGCCGCCTGGATGCGCGAGCAGCGCTGGTTCGCCTCGAAGGGGACCGAGCCGCGCCTCGAGCGCATCGGCGGATGGAGCTTCAGCGACGAGGGCTGGTTCGCCCGCATCGAGACGCACCTGATCATCGACCACGGCAGCGCGAAGCCCGTGCTGTACCAGGTCCCCCTCACCTACCGGCAGGCGCCGCTGGAGGAGCTGAGGCCCTTCCACATCGGCACGACCGTCGAGGACGACGGCGTCGAGCTGCACGTCTACGACGGCCCGCACGACCCCGCGTACGCGTGGGCGCTCATCCGCACGATCCTCGACGACCGCGAGGCGGACGTCGACGAGACCTCGCTCGGCGCGACCGCGCGCGGCCAGCGCCAGCCGGGCGTGGAGGTCGCGACCGTCGTGGGATCCCACGTGCTCTCGGGCGAGCAGTCGAACACGTCGATCATCTACGACATGGTCTCCGCCGACGGCCAGGCCATCAACCCGATGATCGTCAAGGTCTTCCGCGCGCTGCACCACGGCGAGAACCCCGACGTCGTGCTGCAGTCGGCCATCGCGGGCGCCGGATCCCGGCTCGTGCCGCAGACCATGGGCAGCGTGCTCGCGCAGTGGAGCGACTCCGGCCGCGAGGAGGGGCGCGCCGTCGGGCACGTCGCCTTCGCGCAGGAGTTCCTGCCCGGCGTGACGGACGCCTGGCGCGTCGCCCTCCGCGCGGCCGAGGCCGACGCCGACTTCCAGGCGGAGGCCCGCGCGCTCGGCGAGGCCACGGCCGACGTGCACGCCACGCTCGCCGCCGCGCTCCCCACCGTCGAGGCCACGCCCGACGTCATCGAGGGGATCATGGTCAGCTTCCGCCGCCGTCACGCGACGGCCGAGCGCGAGGTCCCCGAGATCGCGGCCTTCCACGACGCCATCGCGAGCGTGTACGACGCCGCCGAGAAGGGCGAGTGGCCGAAGCTGCAGCGCATCCACGGCGACTACCACCTCGGCCAGGTGCTCTCGGTGCCGAACCGCGGCTGGGTGCTCCTCGACTTCGAGGGCGAGCCGCTCCGGCCCATGCACGAGCGCTCGCTGCCGGACGTCACGCTCCGCGACGTCGCCGGCATGCTCCGCTCGTTCGACTACGTCGCCGGCTCCTACGCGCTCGCGCACCCCGGCAAGTCGGCCGCCGCATGGGCGTCCGCCGCCCGGCGCGCGTTCGTCGACGGCTACATCGCCCGCTCCGGCACCGACCTCCGCGCGAACCGGGCGCTGCTCGACGCGTTCGAGATCGACAAGGCCGTGTACGAGGCGATCTACGAGGTCCGCAACCGGCCCGGCTGGCTGTCGATCCCGCTCCAGGCCGTCGCGCGCCTCGCCACCCGCTCGAGCACGCTCGGCGCGGTGACGACGCCGGGCGCGACCGGGCCGCGCGAGGCCGGGCCGATCACCTCCTGA